From Elusimicrobiota bacterium, a single genomic window includes:
- a CDS encoding response regulator codes for MDTPEETLPPLARPRVLIVDDEANLPIFLKDFLEECGFDVSMAVTGKSAMRVALENPPDAIILDVDLPDTDGYTLCRAMRRTSTLRTVPIVMLTALSDKRNEIAGLRAGADDYLTKPIDTERLQARLENALSRNIRELDANPLTHLPGNTSILQEMERRLRKQEGFAVIYADLNNFKAFNDRYGFLRGDQAIKLAAQCIVLSVEGRAASSVALSGLWFIGHVGGDDFIAILPAEMAEEVSVEIIKRFDTAVPSLYDPDDRARGYIEGKTRQGEPAHFPFIGIALAIVSNGERRFSHPGEISSMASELKAYAKTFGKSAYVMDRRDRSLSKETSGEKKEVPPILPDIFSELGFSPHPPPPRGGG; via the coding sequence ATGGATACTCCCGAAGAAACACTCCCGCCTCTTGCCCGCCCTCGGGTCCTTATCGTCGACGATGAGGCGAATCTCCCTATATTCCTCAAAGATTTTTTGGAGGAATGTGGGTTCGATGTGTCTATGGCGGTCACTGGGAAATCCGCTATGCGGGTGGCGCTTGAAAACCCTCCGGACGCTATTATTTTAGACGTGGATTTGCCCGACACGGACGGCTACACCCTGTGTCGGGCCATGCGGCGCACCAGCACCCTTCGGACGGTCCCGATCGTCATGTTGACGGCCCTGTCGGATAAACGGAACGAGATCGCCGGCCTTCGCGCGGGGGCCGATGATTACCTCACGAAGCCTATCGATACCGAGAGGCTCCAGGCTCGTTTGGAGAACGCTCTCAGTCGGAACATTCGTGAGTTGGACGCCAACCCCTTAACGCACCTTCCTGGAAACACGAGTATTTTGCAGGAAATGGAACGTCGGCTCAGGAAGCAGGAAGGGTTCGCGGTCATCTACGCCGATTTAAATAATTTCAAAGCCTTTAACGATCGTTACGGTTTCCTTCGGGGAGACCAGGCCATTAAATTGGCGGCTCAGTGCATCGTTTTGTCTGTGGAAGGACGGGCGGCTTCTTCCGTTGCTTTGAGCGGCCTTTGGTTTATTGGGCATGTGGGGGGGGACGATTTTATTGCCATTCTCCCCGCCGAAATGGCCGAAGAAGTTTCCGTTGAAATCATCAAACGTTTTGACACCGCTGTCCCGAGCCTTTACGATCCCGACGATCGGGCACGAGGCTACATTGAAGGAAAAACACGTCAGGGGGAACCCGCTCATTTCCCCTTTATCGGAATTGCCCTCGCCATCGTTTCCAATGGCGAAAGGCGGTTTTCCCATCCCGGGGAAATTAGTTCCATGGCGAGTGAGTTAAAAGCCTACGCCAAGACCTTTGGCAAAAGCGCCTACGTGATGGATCGGCGCGATCGCTCCCTTTCTAAGGAGACCTCTGGGGAAAAGAAGGAAGTCCCCCCCATTCTACCCGATATCTTTAGTGAGTTGGGGTTTTCACCTCATCCCCCTCCTCCCCGGGGCGGAGGCTAA
- a CDS encoding response regulator transcription factor, whose translation MAGKKILVIDDDVQLCQLTSDILEEHGFQSMVANNTDQGFKWLYEGNPDLILLDVWLPSIGGLEFCRQIRQDVRGRHVPVLMLTVQDKESDKVMGLEMGADDYMTKPFSQRELLARIKALLRRFDRAQPEVLSFSSGDLMVDLDKHAVRVKGKSVDLTPKEFDLLTVLFKNRNKAVSRQSLLTAVWGFDTPGNTGTIDVHIRHLRKKLGPQGDKITTILGFGYRLDG comes from the coding sequence ATGGCCGGAAAAAAGATTCTCGTTATTGATGACGATGTCCAATTGTGTCAACTGACCTCTGACATTCTTGAAGAGCACGGGTTTCAGTCCATGGTCGCCAACAACACAGATCAGGGGTTTAAATGGCTCTATGAGGGGAATCCGGATCTCATCCTTTTGGATGTGTGGTTGCCCTCTATTGGGGGACTGGAATTCTGCCGACAGATTCGCCAAGACGTTCGGGGGCGGCATGTTCCGGTGCTCATGTTAACGGTTCAGGACAAAGAATCGGACAAGGTCATGGGGTTGGAAATGGGGGCGGACGATTACATGACGAAACCGTTCAGTCAACGGGAACTCCTGGCCCGAATTAAAGCCCTTCTTCGTCGTTTTGATCGAGCTCAGCCGGAAGTGTTGTCTTTTTCTTCCGGGGATTTAATGGTGGATTTGGACAAGCACGCGGTGCGGGTGAAGGGGAAAAGTGTGGATCTGACCCCGAAAGAATTTGATCTTCTCACCGTCCTTTTTAAAAACCGGAACAAGGCCGTGAGTCGGCAAAGTTTGTTGACCGCGGTGTGGGGGTTCGATACGCCGGGGAACACAGGAACCATTGACGTGCATATTCGACATTTAAGGAAAAAGCTCGGGCCACAAGGGGATAAGATAACGACCATCCTTGGTTTCGGCTATCGTCTGGACGGGTAG
- a CDS encoding response regulator: MAVARILVVDDESGFRELCGDLLSDCGYEVEAALDGDKALERLSEASFQLVLTDINMPKMDGMTLLKNIKAKYPMVEVVLMTAFGGLQSALEALRFGAYDYITKPFTREALLATVGRCVEKQRLSVELKRVQEQLFEKERLAALGSVSGWLAHRMRNPLNVIQMCAQYLKSHFAATDEKHEVTLAIEDKVKILERMTHDFIGFSRTYQPRLQLEDLHELVNNVLSGIRARVDLQKVMIEKRYEEPLPLVPLDKELMEEVLGYLVDNALEAIQGPGSITLQARRTPGGIQLQISDTGPAIPNEVRRRFFEPFFTTKERGTGLGLAIARRVIESHGGEMTMKSGAPTTFQIVLPVSPVVPIKDGVKTP, encoded by the coding sequence ATGGCTGTGGCCCGCATCCTGGTGGTGGACGATGAATCCGGATTTCGCGAATTGTGTGGAGACCTGTTGTCCGATTGCGGGTACGAAGTGGAGGCCGCCCTGGATGGCGATAAAGCGTTGGAGCGGCTCTCGGAGGCGTCTTTCCAATTGGTCCTCACGGACATCAACATGCCGAAGATGGACGGAATGACCCTCCTGAAAAATATCAAGGCCAAATACCCCATGGTCGAGGTCGTTTTAATGACGGCTTTTGGTGGACTCCAATCTGCGTTAGAAGCTCTGCGGTTTGGGGCGTACGACTACATTACCAAACCGTTCACCCGCGAAGCTCTGTTGGCCACGGTGGGACGCTGCGTGGAAAAGCAACGCCTTTCCGTTGAGCTGAAGCGGGTCCAAGAGCAGCTGTTTGAAAAGGAACGGTTGGCCGCCTTGGGGTCGGTCTCCGGATGGTTGGCGCATCGGATGCGAAATCCGCTGAATGTGATCCAAATGTGCGCCCAATATTTGAAATCGCACTTTGCGGCAACGGATGAGAAGCATGAAGTCACTCTGGCCATTGAGGATAAAGTGAAAATTCTGGAACGGATGACACACGATTTTATCGGGTTCTCCCGCACGTATCAGCCGCGCCTCCAGTTGGAGGACCTTCATGAATTGGTGAACAATGTTTTGTCCGGAATTCGGGCGCGGGTCGATCTTCAAAAAGTGATGATCGAGAAACGCTACGAAGAACCGTTACCTTTGGTCCCTCTCGATAAGGAACTCATGGAAGAGGTCTTGGGTTACCTCGTTGACAACGCGTTGGAAGCCATTCAAGGACCTGGGAGCATTACCTTGCAAGCACGCCGGACGCCGGGAGGCATCCAACTTCAAATTTCCGATACCGGACCGGCCATCCCGAACGAGGTTCGTCGAAGATTTTTCGAACCTTTTTTTACCACCAAGGAACGGGGAACCGGGTTGGGGTTGGCCATTGCCCGTCGTGTGATTGAGAGCCATGGGGGCGAAATGACGATGAAATCTGGAGCCCCGACCACCTTTCAAATCGTTCTTCCTGTTTCCCCCGTGGTCCCTATAAAGGACGGGGTCAAAACCCCATGA
- a CDS encoding sigma-54-dependent Fis family transcriptional regulator, producing MTKPALPRVLVVDDEPSVGMIFHRILGEAGYEVVSASNGAECLRVLKKSDVHLVFLDLQMPGMDGVKTLRKIRETHPHLPVLIMTAFQTVTSAVETMKLGALDYLIKPLEADKLKSVAQQALDVTKLAHQVPAGKPTALGEGEVEVTAKSAEMQRVMELVDKVAPTDVPVLLLGESGTGKEVTARAIHHRSPRAKRSFVVVDCAALPESIIESELFGNEKGAFTGADTPRAGKFEQANSGTLFLDEIGNLSLPIQAKLLRFLQEPKIERLGSRKGPILLDVRILAATNLDLEKAVVQGTFREDLFHRLKVFVIDLPALRHRGSEDLEALMVWMVDGFRKQLGKPRLSVDPETISLLKAYRWPGNIRELQNALRSATLLAEDVVLPVHLPMSVRNARPTMEAQTFVTGLNEVIQKVEREHIESVLKKHPGELPKVARELGLEISVLESKIKEMNLTVTPPPV from the coding sequence ATGACGAAGCCGGCTCTTCCCCGCGTCCTCGTGGTTGATGACGAGCCCTCTGTGGGAATGATCTTTCACCGGATCCTCGGTGAGGCGGGATACGAGGTGGTGAGCGCGTCCAACGGGGCAGAATGTTTGCGCGTTTTAAAGAAAAGCGATGTCCATTTGGTTTTCTTGGATTTGCAAATGCCGGGGATGGATGGGGTGAAAACTCTTCGCAAAATCCGTGAAACCCACCCCCATCTTCCTGTGCTGATTATGACGGCTTTCCAGACCGTGACTTCCGCGGTGGAAACCATGAAACTGGGCGCGTTGGATTATCTCATTAAACCTTTGGAAGCGGATAAGTTGAAATCCGTTGCCCAACAGGCGCTGGACGTTACAAAATTGGCGCACCAAGTCCCCGCGGGGAAACCCACGGCGTTGGGAGAAGGGGAAGTCGAGGTTACAGCGAAAAGTGCCGAAATGCAGCGTGTCATGGAACTGGTTGACAAGGTGGCTCCCACCGATGTGCCGGTACTTCTTCTCGGGGAAAGCGGTACAGGAAAAGAGGTAACCGCCCGGGCCATTCATCACCGGAGCCCGCGGGCCAAGCGATCGTTTGTTGTGGTGGATTGTGCCGCTCTCCCCGAATCCATTATCGAAAGCGAACTTTTTGGGAACGAGAAAGGGGCTTTTACCGGGGCGGATACCCCCCGGGCCGGGAAGTTTGAACAGGCGAATTCGGGGACCCTTTTTTTGGATGAAATTGGCAATCTTTCTCTGCCCATTCAGGCCAAACTTCTTCGATTCCTTCAAGAACCAAAAATTGAACGATTGGGAAGTCGGAAGGGGCCCATTTTATTGGATGTTCGGATTCTGGCTGCCACAAACCTGGATTTGGAAAAAGCGGTCGTTCAGGGAACTTTTCGGGAAGATCTTTTTCATCGGCTCAAGGTGTTTGTCATCGACCTTCCCGCTTTACGCCACCGGGGGTCTGAGGACCTGGAGGCCCTGATGGTGTGGATGGTGGACGGGTTTCGAAAACAGTTGGGGAAACCCCGTCTTTCCGTAGATCCTGAAACGATTTCGTTGCTCAAAGCCTATCGGTGGCCGGGGAACATTCGTGAATTGCAAAATGCGCTGAGGAGCGCCACCCTCTTGGCTGAGGATGTGGTTTTGCCTGTGCATCTTCCCATGAGCGTTCGGAACGCCCGGCCCACCATGGAGGCCCAAACTTTCGTCACCGGTCTCAACGAAGTCATTCAAAAAGTGGAGCGGGAACATATTGAGAGCGTCCTCAAAAAACATCCGGGGGAGCTGCCAAAAGTAGCTCGAGAATTAGGCCTTGAAATTAGTGTATTAGAGAGTAAGATTAAGGAGATGAACCTTACAGTGACACCCCCTCCTGTCTAA